A single genomic interval of Hyphomicrobium methylovorum harbors:
- a CDS encoding class I SAM-dependent methyltransferase: MNIRVAHDQAHGHAHDTTSCRLCGSTADKTFVDLGMSPLCETFLAHDQLDRMEPYYPLRVMVCGECFLVQLKEYVSPHEIFHEYAYFSSFSTSWVAHAKRYVEMITERLGLGAQSLAVELASNDGYLLQHFAPLGVPVLGIEPAANVADVAIAKGVPTRVDFFGVKLAKTLVSEGKKADLIAGNNVLAQVPDLNDFVAGMKILLADEGVITLEFPHVHRLMAENQFDTIYHEHFSYFSLLTIEHMAARHGLKIIDVEELPTHGGSLRVYLAHEASARVPSDAVAALLAKEKQAGLDRLDGYSGFQEQVRQTKHKLLAFLTQAKAEGKRICGYGAPGKGNTLLNYCGIGPDFLDFTVDRNPYKHGRFTPGMHIPIYPVEAIDAARPDYILILPWNLKDEIVNQMQHVADWGGKFIVPVPEVAVIDPKEFTR; this comes from the coding sequence ATGAACATCCGCGTTGCGCACGATCAAGCACATGGCCACGCCCACGATACGACGTCCTGCCGCCTCTGCGGCTCGACCGCCGATAAGACATTTGTCGATCTCGGGATGTCGCCGCTTTGTGAGACGTTTCTCGCGCACGATCAGCTCGATCGCATGGAGCCGTATTATCCGTTGCGTGTGATGGTCTGCGGCGAATGCTTCCTTGTTCAGCTCAAGGAGTATGTCAGCCCGCACGAGATCTTCCACGAGTACGCGTATTTCTCATCCTTCTCGACGAGTTGGGTGGCGCACGCAAAGCGTTACGTCGAGATGATTACGGAGCGGCTGGGGCTTGGAGCGCAAAGTCTCGCGGTCGAGCTTGCGAGCAATGACGGATATTTGCTGCAACATTTTGCGCCGCTCGGCGTGCCTGTTCTCGGCATTGAGCCAGCAGCGAACGTTGCGGATGTGGCGATCGCGAAGGGTGTTCCGACGCGCGTCGACTTCTTCGGCGTTAAGCTGGCAAAAACGCTCGTTTCCGAAGGCAAGAAGGCCGATCTGATCGCCGGCAACAACGTTCTGGCTCAGGTTCCGGATCTCAACGATTTCGTAGCGGGCATGAAGATCCTGCTCGCCGACGAAGGCGTGATTACGCTCGAATTTCCGCATGTGCATCGTCTCATGGCGGAGAACCAGTTCGACACGATCTACCATGAGCACTTCTCTTATTTCTCGCTGCTGACGATTGAACACATGGCGGCGCGTCATGGGCTGAAGATCATCGACGTTGAGGAGTTGCCAACTCATGGCGGTTCGCTGCGCGTCTATCTTGCGCACGAGGCGTCTGCGCGCGTTCCGTCCGATGCCGTTGCGGCTCTGCTGGCAAAAGAAAAGCAGGCGGGTCTCGATCGGCTCGATGGCTATTCGGGCTTTCAAGAGCAGGTTCGCCAGACGAAGCATAAGCTTCTCGCATTTCTTACGCAGGCCAAGGCAGAGGGTAAGCGGATCTGCGGGTATGGTGCGCCGGGCAAGGGCAACACGCTGCTCAACTACTGTGGCATTGGCCCGGACTTCCTGGATTTCACGGTTGATCGCAATCCCTACAAGCACGGCCGTTTCACGCCGGGCATGCACATTCCGATTTATCCGGTCGAAGCGATCGACGCGGCGCGACCGGATTACATTCTGATCCTTCCGTGGAATCTCAAAGACGAGATCGTAAACCAGATGCAGCACGTGGCTGACTGGGGCGGCAAGTTCATCGTGCCAGTGCCTGAAGTCGCCGTCATTGATCCGAAGGAGTTCACACGATGA
- a CDS encoding LuxR C-terminal-related transcriptional regulator, giving the protein MKNDPAGATPLGVSGADIGNSPHNTGSHSNQAFRTSGPIVVLDRRAFYRDCVAKILSTGYGLTVHAMGSVEEWISSSNDRAPSLILLFVSSGSVSEQITLLTSGLEKAGRGAPFIVFSDDEKIDDIIGALEKGARGYIASTTPLEVVVEALRLVAAGGTFVPASSVIAAQRNGESYKTANQKTITDGAFTPRQSAIIEKLRIGKSNKLIAYELSMCESTVKVHVRNIMKKLNAKNRTEVAFLASRPAR; this is encoded by the coding sequence GTGAAGAATGACCCCGCGGGAGCAACCCCGCTCGGTGTGAGCGGAGCCGATATCGGTAACTCGCCGCACAACACCGGTTCACATTCCAATCAGGCATTCCGTACCTCCGGCCCTATTGTGGTACTTGATCGCCGCGCGTTCTACCGCGATTGCGTCGCCAAAATTCTCTCGACCGGCTATGGGCTGACCGTCCATGCAATGGGCAGTGTTGAAGAGTGGATATCCTCGTCCAACGACAGAGCCCCCTCCCTCATTTTGTTATTCGTCTCAAGCGGATCAGTTTCTGAGCAGATCACCTTGCTTACGTCTGGCTTGGAGAAAGCGGGCCGAGGCGCACCCTTTATCGTGTTCTCCGACGACGAAAAGATAGACGACATTATCGGAGCCCTGGAAAAGGGCGCTCGCGGGTACATCGCGTCGACGACGCCGCTCGAGGTCGTCGTGGAAGCACTACGCCTTGTGGCCGCTGGCGGCACATTCGTCCCGGCATCGAGCGTCATCGCCGCCCAACGCAACGGCGAGAGCTACAAAACGGCAAACCAAAAAACGATCACCGACGGCGCCTTCACGCCCCGCCAATCGGCGATCATCGAAAAATTGCGCATCGGCAAATCGAACAAGCTCATCGCATATGAGCTTTCGATGTGCGAGAGCACGGTTAAAGTTCACGTCCGAAACATCATGAAAAAGCTGAACGCCAAAAATCGCACGGAAGTTGCATTCCTGGCCAGCAGACCGGCGCGCTGA
- a CDS encoding polysaccharide biosynthesis/export family protein — protein sequence MHPTHLDRTGRKFPARVVAQAALLVGLGLAIAPAVTQIARADGFPVETLAGMDRPAPTEAAITSNESNDVDQIYNLDVGDRVKVSVYGREDLSGLYTVNDMGKVRIPTLGAFTAAGSSPLALEDQISAAIEKVMQRKADVTIDVSGRRPVFVSGLVAKPGSYPFIRDMTVIQALTLAGGSLSSATMPWLPTEALREMSRLRTSDIEYKRLVARQARLLADKEDRTEIATPAMLVNLVGTNEASRLIGDEQRYYNTQRESLQSQIASIKEQIQQAKIEVDSYVKEQAIIEDQLVSRRTMRDTIQKLAKGGLTTQQRLTDTEILVAMVERDQRQVAANIARGRQNISRLDRELAVLTLDRHQAIEKELQGIDDQLANLETTINGSSKIIHQVGGLPADITNAEGGSAFRYEILRKNDVGGLMSISATDSTPLLPGDVVKVIAERTAGSIPNNNMFLDASNPVTNITNRYTSNWKN from the coding sequence ATGCATCCAACCCACCTCGATCGCACCGGCCGGAAATTTCCGGCTCGCGTCGTCGCGCAGGCCGCCCTATTGGTCGGTCTTGGATTGGCCATCGCGCCGGCGGTGACCCAGATTGCGCGAGCTGACGGCTTCCCTGTTGAAACGCTCGCCGGGATGGACCGGCCCGCGCCGACGGAAGCCGCCATCACGTCGAACGAAAGCAACGACGTCGACCAGATCTACAATCTCGACGTAGGCGACCGCGTAAAGGTCTCGGTCTACGGCCGTGAAGATCTCTCGGGCCTCTACACCGTCAACGACATGGGCAAGGTTCGTATCCCGACCCTTGGCGCATTCACCGCTGCCGGAAGCAGCCCGCTTGCCTTGGAAGATCAGATCTCCGCGGCAATCGAGAAAGTCATGCAGCGTAAAGCAGACGTCACCATCGACGTCAGCGGCCGTCGCCCCGTGTTCGTCAGCGGTCTGGTTGCCAAGCCGGGCTCCTATCCGTTCATCCGCGACATGACAGTCATCCAGGCATTGACCCTGGCTGGCGGCTCACTCTCATCGGCGACCATGCCGTGGCTGCCGACCGAAGCGCTGCGTGAAATGTCTCGTTTGCGGACGTCGGATATTGAATACAAGCGTCTCGTTGCACGTCAGGCGCGCCTCCTGGCAGACAAGGAAGATCGCACTGAAATTGCTACGCCTGCGATGCTCGTAAACCTCGTCGGCACAAACGAAGCAAGCCGGCTGATCGGAGACGAGCAGCGTTACTACAATACGCAGCGCGAAAGCCTGCAAAGCCAGATCGCATCCATCAAGGAGCAGATCCAGCAGGCCAAGATCGAAGTCGATTCCTACGTCAAGGAGCAGGCAATCATCGAGGATCAGCTCGTTTCGCGTCGTACGATGCGCGACACCATCCAGAAGCTTGCCAAGGGTGGGCTGACGACACAGCAGCGCCTCACCGACACTGAAATTCTTGTCGCCATGGTCGAACGCGACCAGCGCCAGGTTGCAGCAAATATCGCTCGTGGCCGCCAGAACATCAGCCGCCTCGATCGTGAACTCGCCGTCCTGACGCTCGACCGTCACCAGGCGATCGAAAAGGAACTTCAGGGTATCGACGATCAGCTGGCTAATCTCGAAACGACCATCAACGGCTCTTCGAAGATCATCCACCAGGTTGGCGGCTTGCCGGCGGACATCACAAACGCAGAGGGCGGTTCGGCATTCCGCTACGAGATCCTGCGGAAGAATGACGTTGGCGGCCTGATGTCGATCAGCGCAACCGACTCGACCCCCCTTCTTCCGGGTGACGTCGTGAAGGTCATAGCTGAACGTACGGCAGGATCGATCCCGAACAACAACATGTTCCTCGACGCGAGCAACCCGGTGACGAACATCACCAACCGCTACACGTCGAACTGGAAGAACTAA
- a CDS encoding PIG-L deacetylase family protein has translation MKSLGLASPGESLSVLCLGAHSDDIEIGAGGTIMALIEAGVRVDVTWCVVSANGPRKEEAEASAAAFCAGASRLAIEIGSFKDSYFPYQAADIKTWLAGIGKSIASPDVIFTHRDEDAHQDHRVISELTWNLFRDNLILEYEIPKWDGDLGRPNSYMALPEPVMERKVELLLKHFGTQRSKDWFDAETFRGLARLRGMECRAPDRFAEGFFVRKLRLG, from the coding sequence ATGAAATCTCTCGGTCTTGCATCCCCGGGCGAGAGCCTCAGCGTGCTCTGTCTTGGGGCGCATTCTGACGACATCGAGATCGGTGCCGGTGGCACGATCATGGCGTTGATCGAAGCTGGTGTTCGGGTCGACGTGACGTGGTGCGTCGTGAGTGCTAACGGTCCGCGCAAAGAAGAAGCGGAGGCTTCGGCCGCCGCTTTTTGCGCAGGTGCCTCGCGACTTGCGATTGAGATCGGCTCGTTCAAGGACAGCTATTTTCCCTATCAGGCCGCCGATATCAAAACCTGGTTGGCTGGCATTGGGAAATCGATTGCATCGCCCGATGTTATCTTCACGCACCGGGATGAAGATGCGCACCAGGATCACCGTGTGATCTCGGAACTCACGTGGAATCTGTTCCGAGACAATCTAATTTTGGAATACGAAATTCCGAAGTGGGATGGCGATCTCGGCCGTCCCAACAGCTATATGGCGCTGCCGGAACCGGTGATGGAGCGCAAGGTTGAGCTGCTGCTCAAGCATTTCGGTACGCAGCGTTCCAAGGATTGGTTCGATGCCGAAACGTTTCGCGGCCTAGCGCGTCTGCGGGGAATGGAGTGCCGTGCGCCTGACCGGTTTGCCGAGGGGTTCTTTGTCCGCAAGCTCAGGCTGGGATAG
- a CDS encoding NAD-dependent epimerase/dehydratase family protein, which produces MKVLVTGHLGYIGTVMTPLLVAAGHEVTGCDSDLYERCTFDAGGKIIPLPNLKKDVRDINASDLKGFDAVIHLAALSNDPLSNLNPDITYAINHRASLRLAELAKAAGVKRFVLASSCSNYGLAGDNLMDETGDLNPVTAYGESKVFSERDISRLADDSFCPVYMRPATAYGVSPRMRFDIVLNNLTAWAVTKGLIYLKSDGTPWRPIVHIEDISQAFAAALTAPRENVFNQAFNVGRTDENYRISEIANIVAETVPGCRVAYAEDAGPDTRCYRVDFSKIARALPDFKPKWTARKGAQQIYDAYKSSGLTLEEFEGPRYQRISHIKKLLSENIVDIDLRHVSRAAA; this is translated from the coding sequence ATGAAAGTGCTCGTCACCGGCCACCTTGGCTACATTGGGACGGTAATGACTCCGTTGCTCGTTGCCGCCGGGCACGAAGTAACGGGATGCGACAGCGACCTCTACGAGCGTTGCACGTTCGACGCTGGCGGCAAGATCATCCCACTTCCCAACCTGAAAAAAGACGTTCGCGATATCAACGCGAGCGATCTCAAGGGCTTCGATGCTGTCATCCATCTTGCGGCGCTTTCCAACGATCCGCTGAGCAACCTCAATCCGGATATCACCTACGCCATCAATCACCGCGCCAGCCTTCGCCTTGCCGAACTTGCCAAGGCCGCCGGAGTCAAACGCTTCGTCTTGGCGTCCTCGTGCAGCAACTACGGCCTCGCCGGCGACAACCTGATGGACGAAACAGGAGACCTCAATCCGGTCACCGCATATGGCGAGTCCAAAGTCTTTTCCGAGCGCGATATTTCCCGCCTCGCCGACGATAGCTTCTGCCCCGTTTACATGCGCCCGGCCACTGCCTACGGCGTGTCGCCGCGTATGCGTTTCGACATCGTTTTGAACAACCTTACAGCATGGGCCGTAACAAAGGGCCTGATCTATCTGAAGTCGGATGGAACGCCCTGGCGCCCCATCGTGCACATCGAAGATATCTCGCAGGCATTCGCAGCAGCACTCACTGCGCCGCGCGAGAATGTCTTCAATCAGGCATTCAACGTCGGTCGCACCGACGAGAATTATCGCATCAGCGAGATCGCCAACATCGTCGCTGAAACGGTGCCCGGTTGCCGCGTCGCGTACGCGGAAGACGCGGGTCCCGATACACGCTGCTACCGCGTCGATTTCAGCAAAATCGCGCGGGCGCTGCCGGACTTCAAGCCGAAGTGGACCGCACGCAAGGGTGCTCAACAGATCTACGACGCATACAAGAGCTCAGGGCTGACGCTCGAAGAGTTCGAAGGACCGCGCTACCAGCGCATCAGCCACATCAAAAAGCTCTTGAGCGAAAACATCGTCGATATCGACTTGCGCCACGTCAGCCGCGCTGCGGCCTAA
- the otsB gene encoding trehalose-phosphatase — protein MQRMTKQKNLDVSDVQENEQVRVAGDRAILNRIEEVLAARKPVALYLDIDGTLLDMALTPTTVRVPPDLASLLEKLSERLSGALAVVTGRRIAEADELLTPLKFTAAGVHGAEMRLAPEAKTQSLSPTFSPALKREIKAVVEALPGVVLEDKGGGVALHYRLAPELHSSLLISLRALAPKHPGQFAICEGRMVIELLPVGFSKGRALERLSVLPAFENRIPIMIGDDIADADAFEIARAQGGFGLKVAGENFALSEATFTGPSDVLAWLDGLSHRL, from the coding sequence ATGCAGCGCATGACAAAACAGAAGAACCTCGACGTTAGCGACGTTCAAGAAAACGAACAGGTGAGAGTGGCTGGCGATCGCGCCATTCTCAACAGGATCGAAGAGGTTCTTGCAGCCCGCAAGCCCGTCGCGCTTTACCTCGACATCGACGGAACGCTCCTCGACATGGCGCTGACACCAACGACCGTGCGTGTCCCGCCGGATCTCGCAAGTCTTCTTGAAAAACTGTCGGAACGGCTGTCTGGCGCGTTGGCTGTCGTCACGGGTCGGCGGATTGCCGAAGCAGATGAATTGCTGACGCCGTTGAAATTCACGGCGGCGGGTGTTCACGGCGCGGAAATGCGCCTCGCTCCCGAAGCCAAGACGCAGTCGTTATCGCCAACCTTCTCTCCCGCACTTAAACGCGAGATCAAAGCCGTTGTTGAAGCCCTCCCCGGCGTGGTCTTGGAAGACAAGGGTGGTGGCGTCGCGCTCCACTACCGCCTCGCCCCAGAACTTCACAGCTCGCTACTGATTTCCCTACGCGCTTTGGCGCCGAAACACCCCGGGCAATTCGCAATCTGCGAAGGGCGCATGGTCATCGAGCTTCTGCCTGTTGGCTTTTCGAAAGGCCGGGCCCTCGAGCGGCTTTCCGTGCTTCCAGCGTTCGAGAACCGCATCCCGATCATGATCGGAGACGACATCGCAGACGCGGACGCTTTCGAGATTGCCAGAGCCCAAGGCGGCTTTGGGCTAAAGGTGGCGGGCGAGAACTTCGCTCTTTCGGAAGCCACATTTACAGGCCCATCCGACGTCCTCGCCTGGCTCGATGGGCTTTCGCACCGCCTCTGA
- a CDS encoding glucose-1-phosphate cytidylyltransferase, giving the protein MKTVLFCGGLGTRIREYSESIPKPMIPIGNHPIMWHVMQYYSQYGHQDFVLCLGYKANTVKDFFLNYRPQAMADCVVSGFGSKVEFLSEPEADWRVTMIDTGIWRNIGERLWAVRDQVRNEEMFLANYSDGLTDVNLDDMIAHFKASGKVACFLAIRPPLTYHLADIAPDGKVREFRSSDRSEMWINGGYFIFRKEIFDYMREGEELVLEPFKRLIEADQLIAYKHEGFWRSMDTLRDRQILEDMIEKGSMPWRINDGAVGRHNVAVAAE; this is encoded by the coding sequence ATGAAAACGGTTCTGTTCTGTGGCGGGCTCGGGACGCGCATTCGTGAATACTCCGAGTCAATTCCGAAGCCCATGATCCCGATCGGCAACCACCCGATCATGTGGCATGTCATGCAGTACTATAGCCAGTACGGTCACCAGGACTTCGTGCTGTGCCTTGGTTACAAAGCAAACACCGTGAAAGATTTCTTCTTGAACTATCGCCCGCAAGCGATGGCTGATTGCGTTGTGTCGGGCTTCGGCTCAAAGGTCGAATTCTTGAGCGAGCCGGAAGCAGACTGGCGCGTGACGATGATCGATACCGGCATCTGGCGCAACATTGGCGAGCGCCTCTGGGCCGTCCGCGATCAGGTGCGCAATGAAGAGATGTTCCTTGCGAACTATTCTGACGGACTGACCGACGTCAATCTCGACGACATGATCGCGCACTTCAAGGCGAGCGGTAAGGTCGCGTGCTTCCTGGCGATACGTCCGCCGCTGACCTACCATCTCGCGGACATCGCTCCGGATGGGAAGGTGCGTGAATTCCGCTCGTCCGATCGTTCGGAGATGTGGATCAATGGCGGCTACTTCATCTTCCGCAAGGAGATCTTCGATTACATGCGTGAAGGCGAAGAACTCGTTCTGGAACCGTTTAAGCGCTTGATCGAAGCGGATCAGCTGATTGCCTACAAGCACGAAGGCTTCTGGCGTTCGATGGATACATTGCGGGATCGTCAGATCCTGGAAGATATGATCGAGAAGGGCAGCATGCCTTGGCGCATCAATGACGGTGCGGTGGGACGGCATAATGTGGCCGTTGCCGCGGAATGA
- a CDS encoding carbohydrate kinase family protein has protein sequence MNVLTIGGAMVDTIVVIDSDKIEQMKMLNAESSFLLLEEGVKTEADQISSSIGGGAINAAVAAARLGHRTSTIVRVGRDPKAGTIIDRLVEEGVELNSIVTDEDEPTGASVIVSSHDRNAAVFTYRGANTRLQPGDIPASAFEGKNLVYVANLSNNSADCYPLIVERAKTAGAELAVNPGVRQLTARYDDFWSSLCKIDILSINRTEAQALMPRLLQSFSEGGAALAVKSGDPIPPLAKRGLRNGGYEMTLVKFMGALMELGVGTVVLTDGANGAFIAQNGQIHFREAQHVEAGATTGAGDAFSATFASYLSSTKDVFQSLGAAAINAASVVRFVDTQSGLLSKEALQHELERVTNPSIYSWQI, from the coding sequence ATGAATGTTCTCACCATCGGCGGTGCGATGGTCGACACGATCGTCGTAATCGACAGCGACAAGATTGAGCAGATGAAAATGCTCAACGCCGAAAGCTCCTTCTTGCTTCTCGAAGAGGGCGTGAAGACCGAGGCGGATCAAATTTCGTCAAGCATAGGCGGCGGCGCAATCAACGCCGCCGTTGCCGCCGCGCGCTTAGGTCATCGCACATCGACGATCGTCCGTGTCGGCCGCGATCCAAAAGCAGGCACCATCATTGACCGGCTCGTCGAGGAAGGCGTCGAACTCAACTCCATCGTCACTGATGAAGACGAGCCGACGGGTGCATCTGTCATCGTATCGTCACACGATCGCAACGCGGCTGTCTTCACCTACCGCGGCGCCAATACGCGGCTCCAACCCGGCGACATTCCCGCTTCAGCTTTCGAGGGAAAGAACCTCGTCTACGTCGCCAATCTCAGCAACAACTCTGCAGATTGCTACCCGCTGATCGTCGAACGCGCCAAAACGGCCGGAGCAGAACTGGCCGTCAATCCAGGCGTCCGCCAATTGACAGCGCGCTACGATGACTTCTGGTCGAGCCTGTGCAAGATCGACATTCTATCGATCAATCGAACCGAAGCGCAGGCCCTAATGCCACGGCTTCTCCAATCCTTCAGCGAAGGCGGCGCTGCGCTCGCCGTAAAGAGCGGAGATCCAATTCCTCCGTTGGCCAAACGCGGCCTTCGAAACGGCGGCTACGAAATGACGCTCGTAAAATTCATGGGCGCATTGATGGAGCTCGGCGTCGGCACCGTGGTGCTGACCGACGGAGCAAACGGCGCATTCATCGCGCAAAATGGTCAGATCCATTTTCGCGAAGCACAGCACGTTGAAGCTGGAGCGACAACAGGGGCCGGAGATGCCTTCTCCGCGACATTCGCGAGCTATCTTTCAAGCACTAAAGATGTTTTTCAATCACTCGGTGCGGCCGCGATCAATGCCGCAAGCGTCGTACGATTTGTGGACACGCAGTCCGGCCTGTTGTCGAAAGAGGCTCTTCAACACGAGCTCGAACGCGTTACGAATCCATCGATTTATAGTTGGCAGATATAA
- the rfbC gene encoding dTDP-4-dehydrorhamnose 3,5-epimerase — protein MKFIETHLRGAFVLELERHNDERGFFARTFCRDEFTAHGLKPVIAQANIAHNSRKGTIRGMHFQYPPATETKLVACTRGAIIDVIIDLRPESETFLQHFSVELTEDNGRSLYVPDRFAHGYQTLRDQTDTTYQMGEMYTPALQAGIKYDDERLGLQWPLEPTVISEKDLSYLRFDEIEAELVKRMSVISSTDIA, from the coding sequence ATGAAATTCATAGAGACACACTTGCGCGGAGCGTTCGTCCTTGAGCTTGAGCGCCATAACGATGAACGCGGTTTTTTTGCCCGCACCTTTTGTCGAGATGAATTCACGGCACACGGATTAAAGCCGGTCATCGCGCAAGCGAACATCGCGCACAACAGTCGCAAGGGCACAATTCGCGGCATGCACTTCCAGTATCCGCCTGCCACCGAAACAAAGTTGGTGGCCTGCACCCGCGGCGCGATCATCGACGTTATCATCGACCTACGACCCGAAAGCGAAACTTTCCTGCAGCATTTCTCGGTTGAGCTCACCGAAGACAACGGAAGATCGCTCTACGTTCCCGATCGCTTTGCCCATGGCTACCAGACGCTCCGGGACCAGACCGACACGACCTATCAGATGGGTGAGATGTATACCCCAGCACTCCAGGCTGGGATCAAATACGACGACGAGCGGCTCGGCCTCCAATGGCCGCTCGAGCCAACCGTGATTTCCGAAAAAGACCTGTCGTATCTCCGCTTCGACGAAATCGAAGCCGAGCTTGTAAAACGCATGTCAGTCATCTCCTCGACCGACATCGCATAA
- a CDS encoding O-antigen ligase family protein has protein sequence MRALPTTIPASKRYAHRDSEVLWSLLYASVFGILFIRASLDTVLDIVQIPVGSGGQLTLGAGFNAALIGITLLLLLINKKPIDWKLQLPWLAFIGYCAFMSITTTDPVGVVRLLLVIISYQCVFMLPFLLIRTPLDARRFVNVVIYSSFIPAIIALDQIPYGNGTEDGRIAATFTHPNILAFYTLVVMAAIAFRLVSPLFKDTQAKRGWLIVYGGIMGIVLLATQTRSAWASATIFLLAYAIFVNRRALLALFALPVLVALSPSIQQRLLDAISPAEYIGTGVILNSYEWRQQLWRDAMSWIEQSPIVGHGGLGSFLKYSPEFFPLETNGVYAHNVYIQLAFETGVLGAVLFATIFLFIAWRFVRVFNIDRAASVIGAAFCIVYLALSYSDNMLYYLASNWYAFMFLGTLLVITARSPGRRTPSNGTARPRSLAMAGNGSRPGATTSGLATRRSYPKLRSRL, from the coding sequence ATGCGTGCGCTACCAACCACAATCCCGGCATCGAAGCGTTATGCGCATCGCGACTCCGAGGTTCTGTGGAGCCTGCTTTACGCCAGCGTCTTCGGAATTCTGTTTATCCGGGCGTCACTCGATACCGTTCTCGACATCGTTCAGATCCCGGTTGGTTCCGGCGGGCAGTTGACGCTTGGCGCAGGCTTCAATGCGGCGCTGATCGGCATCACGCTGCTTCTACTGCTGATCAACAAAAAACCGATCGATTGGAAACTCCAGCTGCCGTGGCTGGCGTTCATCGGGTACTGCGCATTCATGTCGATCACGACGACAGACCCGGTCGGCGTAGTCCGACTGCTGCTCGTGATCATCTCCTATCAATGCGTGTTTATGCTGCCGTTCCTGCTCATTCGCACGCCTTTGGATGCGCGGCGTTTCGTGAACGTCGTTATCTACTCGTCATTCATTCCCGCGATCATCGCGCTCGACCAAATCCCTTACGGCAATGGCACTGAAGACGGGCGCATCGCAGCCACGTTCACGCACCCCAACATTCTCGCGTTCTATACGCTTGTGGTGATGGCAGCCATTGCCTTCAGGCTCGTCAGTCCGCTCTTTAAAGACACGCAGGCGAAGCGCGGCTGGCTCATCGTGTACGGCGGGATTATGGGCATCGTCCTGCTGGCGACGCAAACGCGCAGCGCATGGGCAAGCGCAACGATCTTCCTTTTGGCCTACGCGATATTCGTCAATCGACGCGCACTTCTCGCGCTATTCGCACTTCCCGTGCTCGTCGCGCTATCGCCGTCAATCCAACAGCGATTGCTGGACGCAATTTCGCCAGCCGAATACATCGGCACCGGCGTCATTCTGAACTCATACGAATGGCGCCAGCAATTGTGGCGCGATGCGATGTCTTGGATCGAACAGAGTCCCATCGTCGGTCACGGTGGTCTCGGATCATTCCTAAAGTATTCGCCCGAATTCTTCCCGTTGGAGACCAACGGCGTCTACGCACACAATGTCTATATTCAGCTCGCCTTCGAAACCGGCGTTCTCGGAGCGGTTTTGTTCGCCACAATTTTCCTGTTCATCGCTTGGCGCTTTGTCAGAGTCTTCAATATCGATCGCGCTGCGTCCGTGATCGGCGCCGCGTTCTGCATCGTCTATCTCGCGCTCTCCTACTCCGACAACATGCTCTACTACCTCGCGTCAAACTGGTACGCGTTCATGTTCCTCGGAACGCTGCTTGTCATCACGGCACGCAGCCCAGGACGCAGAACACCGTCCAACGGAACCGCGCGCCCGCGCTCGCTCGCGATGGCGGGTAACGGCAGCCGCCCAGGAGCTACCACTTCCGGTCTGGCCACTCGACGCTCATACCCAAAATTGCGTAGTCGCCTTTGA